One segment of Polyangiaceae bacterium DNA contains the following:
- a CDS encoding LysR family transcriptional regulator, whose amino-acid sequence MDLNHLRVFRAVAETHSFSGAAALLGIDRTRASRVIGALESELGVRLFARTTRSVRPTPEGERLARKITAPLAELEGAVSALPLERQIPTGEVKVTTTADIGRSLIAPALARFRLRYPTLRVQLALSDALVKLPGVDLALRVGRPGTQSWVARRLRRLEAGFFASPSYLERRGVPEAARDLAEHDGLWPVSRGRRSFSPNTRPPPAAVACNDFEALAALACAGGGVAMLPTFVAERHVTMGALVRVLPALKIPTAPLYLMSQPPGKLPMRVLALRDFLIAELQD is encoded by the coding sequence ATGGATCTCAACCACCTGAGGGTCTTTCGTGCCGTGGCCGAGACGCACTCCTTTTCGGGGGCAGCGGCGCTGCTGGGCATCGACCGCACCCGCGCCAGTCGCGTCATCGGAGCGTTGGAGTCCGAGCTGGGGGTGCGGCTGTTCGCACGCACCACGCGTTCCGTTCGCCCAACCCCCGAAGGCGAGCGACTCGCGCGTAAGATCACGGCACCCCTTGCCGAACTGGAAGGCGCCGTTTCAGCCCTGCCTCTCGAGCGTCAGATTCCGACCGGCGAAGTGAAAGTCACCACTACGGCCGACATCGGCCGCAGTCTGATTGCGCCCGCGCTCGCCCGCTTTCGCCTTCGCTACCCAACGCTGCGCGTCCAGCTCGCGCTGTCCGACGCATTGGTCAAGTTGCCGGGCGTGGACTTGGCGCTTCGCGTGGGGCGTCCGGGCACGCAGAGCTGGGTTGCTCGTCGCCTGCGACGCTTGGAGGCAGGCTTCTTCGCGTCGCCCAGCTACTTGGAGCGCCGAGGTGTTCCCGAGGCCGCGCGGGATCTCGCGGAGCACGACGGGCTCTGGCCCGTGTCCCGCGGCCGACGGAGTTTCAGTCCCAACACTCGCCCTCCGCCAGCGGCCGTTGCATGCAACGACTTCGAAGCACTGGCAGCCCTCGCATGCGCCGGCGGTGGCGTTGCGATGCTGCCCACCTTCGTTGCGGAGCGCCACGTGACCATGGGTGCCCTCGTGCGCGTCTTGCCCGCTCTGAAGATCCCGACGGCACCCCTGTACCTGATGTCTCAACCTCCAGGAAAGCTCCCGATGCGAGTACTGGCGCTCCGCGATTTCCTCATCGCGGAGCTACAGGACTGA
- a CDS encoding sigma-70 family RNA polymerase sigma factor — protein MLGQEAGSEGCSDLELLERVKAGDRAAFTRLARRHQASLFRYAVSLARSRADAEDALQKTLIAIWKSAATFGGRASVKAWMLTITRNSVFRAGRVREAPTDDEPLAALGRQAGWGNENPEELLQRLQRIESLERALNELPPTDREALVLRDLEGLSGEETAEVLGLSLAATKSRLHRARLRLMARLTEESADGS, from the coding sequence GTGCTCGGCCAAGAAGCTGGATCAGAAGGGTGCAGCGACCTAGAGCTGCTGGAACGAGTGAAGGCTGGCGATCGCGCCGCCTTCACTCGTTTGGCACGGCGTCACCAGGCGTCCCTATTTCGCTACGCTGTGTCGCTGGCGCGCTCGAGGGCGGACGCGGAAGACGCGCTGCAGAAGACCCTGATCGCGATCTGGAAGTCCGCGGCAACTTTCGGCGGACGAGCATCCGTCAAAGCATGGATGCTGACGATCACTCGGAACTCGGTGTTCCGCGCAGGAAGAGTTCGCGAAGCGCCTACGGACGACGAGCCCCTCGCGGCTCTCGGGCGGCAGGCTGGCTGGGGCAACGAGAATCCGGAGGAGCTACTGCAGCGCCTGCAGCGAATCGAGTCGCTGGAGCGCGCCCTGAACGAACTGCCCCCGACGGATCGCGAAGCGCTCGTGCTGCGCGATCTCGAAGGCCTGAGCGGGGAAGAAACGGCTGAAGTGCTCGGGCTCAGCCTGGCCGCCACCAAGAGCCGACTCCATCGCGCGCGGCTGCGGCTCATGGCAAGATTGACGGAGGAATCGGCAGATGGCTCATGA
- a CDS encoding right-handed parallel beta-helix repeat-containing protein — protein MRWTHGVGWLVCFGLFGCGGEDGSTAGPGNAGSAGTAGVGAGGGASGSGGGGGQAAGSGTGGGAGTAGGTAGTGAAGGSGGAPACAASCSGHGRCAVVDQAETCACDPFYYSVGLECLEDPCDGGSGRCFYVDSSGGVDGNDGSKANPWKTLARVKQAKLQPGDYVLLRRGREWTADDTYRISGIKGTETAPITYGAYGPQTEARPHLLGVRIEGGSENITLRDVEATGGTIGPCVAVEEASHVTIQNVEAHGCQNNGIRFGGQTEYGTMIDNLVYDVKNNDALSVHSPMVVTAETATRDHFWIADNTVPGNIGEQPVDVATGTDTVPGSRDVKIVGNVLGNGSNGCVSLGHGTSVVWVVGNIMGNCVSSDTAYGLGLGGEHKQNSGKSYRVNGNLLFWNMMSNIQSHGETPMTQEAWIYENTLVSGIGKRPAWRVNYSPAQFEFSRNIVWPTGSQKHVQLVSEADIQTMDDNWYVPESDPACKIHKSSLADWQASTGFDKNSSCAPVPGMSLPSQAEVDDVDKWTSDGFLDHFRPEANWPGCQAGVGAFDCGSGKLRVRFDAISGYSENGGLGWRGPLIVRQRYPLN, from the coding sequence ATGCGTTGGACACATGGCGTTGGTTGGTTGGTGTGCTTCGGTCTTTTCGGCTGCGGCGGTGAGGATGGTTCCACGGCAGGCCCCGGGAACGCGGGGTCCGCTGGCACGGCGGGAGTTGGCGCTGGAGGCGGCGCGAGTGGCAGCGGCGGGGGAGGCGGTCAGGCAGCAGGATCGGGTACCGGTGGAGGTGCGGGGACGGCGGGAGGCACCGCAGGGACGGGCGCCGCAGGAGGTAGCGGAGGAGCGCCGGCCTGTGCGGCTAGTTGCTCGGGTCACGGGCGCTGCGCCGTCGTCGACCAGGCGGAAACCTGCGCTTGCGATCCCTTCTACTACTCCGTTGGACTCGAATGCCTCGAGGACCCCTGCGACGGCGGCTCCGGACGCTGTTTCTACGTGGACTCGAGCGGCGGCGTCGACGGCAATGATGGCAGCAAGGCGAACCCTTGGAAGACCCTCGCGCGGGTGAAGCAAGCCAAGCTGCAGCCCGGAGACTACGTGCTGCTGCGGCGCGGCCGCGAATGGACCGCGGACGACACCTACCGCATCTCCGGAATCAAAGGCACTGAAACCGCGCCGATCACCTACGGCGCCTACGGCCCGCAAACCGAAGCGCGACCACATTTGCTCGGCGTGCGCATCGAAGGCGGCTCAGAGAACATCACCCTGCGTGACGTGGAAGCGACAGGGGGAACGATCGGGCCTTGCGTGGCCGTGGAAGAAGCGAGTCACGTGACCATTCAGAACGTCGAGGCCCACGGATGTCAGAACAACGGCATCCGCTTTGGGGGCCAGACCGAGTACGGCACGATGATCGACAACTTGGTCTACGACGTGAAGAACAACGACGCGCTCTCGGTTCATAGCCCCATGGTCGTGACGGCGGAGACAGCGACTCGCGACCACTTCTGGATCGCCGACAACACCGTGCCGGGCAACATCGGAGAGCAGCCGGTCGACGTGGCGACCGGCACGGACACCGTGCCCGGCTCCCGTGACGTCAAGATCGTCGGCAACGTGCTCGGCAACGGGTCCAACGGCTGCGTGTCCCTGGGCCATGGCACCTCCGTGGTGTGGGTCGTGGGCAACATCATGGGCAACTGCGTGTCCAGCGACACTGCCTACGGTCTGGGACTGGGCGGGGAGCACAAGCAGAACTCGGGCAAGTCCTACCGCGTGAACGGCAATCTCCTGTTCTGGAACATGATGTCCAACATCCAGAGTCACGGTGAGACGCCGATGACCCAGGAGGCTTGGATTTACGAGAACACCTTGGTGAGTGGCATCGGCAAGCGGCCTGCGTGGCGCGTGAACTACAGCCCCGCGCAGTTCGAGTTCTCGCGCAACATCGTCTGGCCGACGGGCAGCCAAAAGCACGTTCAACTCGTCAGCGAAGCCGACATCCAGACCATGGATGACAACTGGTACGTGCCCGAGTCGGATCCCGCCTGCAAGATCCACAAATCTTCCCTCGCCGACTGGCAGGCGAGCACGGGCTTCGACAAGAACTCCAGCTGTGCTCCCGTTCCGGGAATGTCGCTACCGAGTCAGGCGGAGGTCGACGACGTCGACAAGTGGACGAGCGACGGCTTCCTGGACCATTTCCGCCCCGAGGCAAACTGGCCGGGTTGCCAGGCCGGGGTCGGTGCCTTCGACTGCGGCAGCGGCAAGCTGCGGGTGCGTTTCGACGCCATCAGCGGCTACTCAGAAAATGGCGGCTTGGGCTGGCGCGGTCCGCTGATCGTGCGCCAGCGCTACCCGCTGAACTGA
- a CDS encoding tetratricopeptide repeat protein, translating into MRERAVALVIACVVTSSGLQALAGESSEDPAQLFTQGQAAFKKKNFREAAELFERANRIRPAAQASYNAALAWDEANEPAAAANAFAHALDVGKLSADQTREASRRLLELSVALGKITIDEPSGARATVGEASFDVPGRLFVNPGAHTVVCQTQVGEHSHEVSLRAGQSLSLSCVPKQEPTITKGAPPPKRAPVQRRPEPKSSSGATKTLGYVGLGLGAAALGVGIYLNVRGLDANGKFEDSNRTDLDARDSAVGLRTGAFVSYGVAAVLGGVGTILLLSADDSGPQVGLGPGSVSTRVTF; encoded by the coding sequence ATGCGTGAGCGCGCCGTCGCCTTGGTCATTGCTTGCGTGGTGACGTCCTCGGGTCTCCAGGCCCTGGCTGGTGAGTCCAGCGAGGACCCCGCGCAGCTCTTTACTCAGGGTCAGGCCGCCTTCAAGAAGAAGAACTTCCGCGAAGCCGCGGAGCTGTTCGAGCGCGCCAATCGCATCCGTCCCGCGGCCCAAGCCTCCTACAACGCGGCGCTGGCTTGGGACGAAGCCAATGAGCCCGCGGCGGCTGCCAACGCTTTCGCTCACGCCCTCGACGTCGGAAAGCTCTCGGCGGATCAGACGCGCGAGGCGTCGCGGCGGCTGCTCGAGCTCTCCGTGGCATTGGGCAAGATCACCATCGACGAACCGAGCGGCGCGCGCGCTACGGTCGGAGAAGCGAGCTTCGATGTTCCGGGCCGCCTCTTCGTCAATCCCGGTGCCCATACGGTGGTGTGCCAGACGCAGGTCGGCGAGCATTCGCACGAGGTGAGTCTGCGCGCCGGCCAGAGTCTGAGCCTGTCCTGCGTGCCCAAGCAGGAGCCCACGATCACGAAGGGCGCGCCCCCTCCAAAGCGCGCACCGGTGCAGCGACGCCCCGAGCCCAAGTCGTCCAGCGGCGCGACGAAGACCCTCGGCTACGTGGGGCTTGGCCTTGGCGCGGCGGCCTTGGGCGTCGGGATCTATCTGAACGTGCGCGGCCTGGACGCGAACGGCAAGTTCGAAGACTCGAACCGCACCGACCTCGACGCGCGCGATAGCGCGGTGGGTCTGCGCACGGGCGCCTTCGTGAGCTACGGAGTGGCCGCGGTGCTCGGCGGAGTCGGCACCATCTTGCTCTTGTCTGCGGATGATTCGGGACCGCAGGTGGGCCTCGGCCCCGGCAGCGTATCGACGCGCGTGACCTTCTGA
- a CDS encoding DUF2892 domain-containing protein: protein MLERILKTNEHPVERVIRVVLGIGILALFFVGPKTPWALLGLVPLATGLLGSCPLYTVFGISTCSAKKLDQKGAAT from the coding sequence ATGTTGGAGCGTATTCTGAAGACCAATGAGCACCCCGTGGAGCGAGTGATTCGCGTCGTTCTCGGGATCGGCATCCTGGCCCTCTTCTTCGTGGGTCCCAAGACCCCCTGGGCCCTTCTCGGCCTGGTTCCCCTAGCGACCGGGCTGCTTGGCAGCTGCCCGCTTTACACGGTATTCGGTATCTCGACGTGCTCGGCCAAGAAGCTGGATCAGAAGGGTGCAGCGACCTAG
- a CDS encoding phosphodiester glycosidase family protein gives MRTRAALAVSAGLLACPLARAGVSDPHPGIRVVDNGATAMVVADLCAAGVSVRATKYAERNATAATWAKNVDAEVAINADFFDFPGWSWVIGRARGAGEDWPADKQLKEVRSYWQFGPTQAGLVPNAATEPSAGVTDIVGGHNILIDAGVGKGPLFDGDAVLQGKHRRTSIGLSADHRYLYFFVSDTLLNGDGMVTNLVSHASQASAPPIAWATNQDGGGSSQLYVKGLGSVISSTRPVNNHLGIFAKGAGPAVNCNHAPEGWLDAADADGARGWTRDVDAPDAAIEVHLYWGGAAGTGAPASTTTADLHRDDLCAALGSCAHGFTARVPLSLLDGQAHPVHAYGIDSSGGANAELSGSPGTLQATMSPLMGKRRHVVDPPSYAAWKFDEFWDRLPAANADVEALKPGADLPGTPTLVRADDGSPQVFVLDGDVLRHVASPEVMQAWRFDFGAVESRSAADLAALSEGEAWPARPVTLVSDAGAVYVLDAPDPVTSGGGSGGSWSAGGAGGVGGGDAGKSSSGTHTAKSGEESSCSVSAGRPPREVPIWLFALLALGAQRRRRWTASQERADSAVRTD, from the coding sequence ATGCGTACGAGAGCCGCGTTGGCCGTGAGTGCGGGGCTCCTCGCCTGTCCGCTGGCGCGAGCGGGCGTGAGCGACCCTCATCCGGGGATTCGGGTCGTGGACAACGGCGCTACGGCAATGGTCGTCGCCGATCTCTGCGCGGCAGGCGTGTCCGTGCGCGCAACGAAGTACGCGGAACGAAACGCAACGGCGGCTACCTGGGCAAAGAACGTGGACGCGGAAGTGGCCATCAACGCCGACTTCTTCGATTTCCCTGGCTGGAGCTGGGTCATTGGTCGCGCGCGCGGCGCGGGCGAAGACTGGCCCGCTGACAAGCAGCTAAAAGAGGTTCGAAGTTATTGGCAGTTTGGCCCCACGCAGGCCGGACTGGTGCCTAACGCCGCAACGGAACCAAGCGCGGGCGTGACCGACATCGTCGGCGGCCACAACATCCTCATCGACGCGGGCGTCGGCAAGGGCCCGCTTTTCGACGGGGATGCGGTGCTACAGGGAAAACATCGACGAACGAGTATCGGGCTGAGCGCCGACCACCGCTATCTCTACTTCTTCGTGAGCGACACCTTGCTCAACGGTGACGGCATGGTCACGAACCTCGTGTCTCATGCGAGTCAGGCAAGCGCGCCACCCATTGCCTGGGCGACCAACCAGGATGGCGGCGGATCTTCACAGCTCTACGTCAAGGGCCTTGGCTCCGTGATCTCGAGCACCCGCCCAGTGAACAACCATCTGGGCATCTTCGCAAAGGGCGCGGGGCCGGCCGTCAACTGCAACCACGCGCCCGAAGGTTGGCTCGACGCGGCCGACGCTGACGGCGCCCGTGGCTGGACTCGGGACGTAGATGCGCCAGACGCGGCGATCGAGGTCCACCTGTACTGGGGCGGCGCAGCGGGAACCGGTGCGCCGGCCAGCACGACGACGGCAGACCTCCATCGCGACGACCTGTGCGCTGCCCTTGGCTCCTGCGCACACGGATTCACGGCCAGAGTTCCACTTTCGCTACTCGACGGCCAGGCGCACCCCGTCCACGCCTACGGCATCGACTCATCCGGGGGCGCAAACGCGGAGCTCTCCGGAAGCCCAGGGACGCTACAGGCGACGATGAGTCCCCTGATGGGCAAGCGGCGGCACGTAGTCGATCCTCCCAGCTACGCGGCGTGGAAGTTCGACGAGTTCTGGGATCGCCTGCCCGCCGCCAACGCCGACGTGGAGGCACTGAAGCCAGGCGCAGATTTGCCTGGCACTCCGACTCTCGTGCGAGCCGACGATGGCTCGCCGCAGGTCTTCGTCCTCGACGGCGACGTCCTTCGACACGTGGCCAGCCCGGAAGTGATGCAAGCTTGGCGCTTCGACTTTGGCGCGGTGGAAAGCCGGTCCGCCGCCGACCTAGCCGCCCTGAGCGAAGGCGAGGCCTGGCCGGCGCGGCCCGTCACTCTCGTGAGCGACGCCGGCGCCGTCTACGTGCTGGACGCACCGGACCCGGTGACGAGCGGTGGCGGCAGCGGCGGCAGTTGGAGCGCGGGGGGCGCCGGCGGAGTCGGTGGCGGCGACGCGGGCAAGTCGAGTAGTGGCACTCACACCGCGAAGAGCGGCGAAGAGAGCAGTTGCAGCGTCAGTGCGGGGCGGCCGCCCCGAGAAGTTCCGATCTGGCTTTTCGCGTTGCTCGCGCTCGGCGCGCAGCGGCGCCGCCGATGGACTGCGAGTCAGGAGCGCGCCGACTCAGCTGTCAGAACGGATTGA
- a CDS encoding serine/threonine-protein kinase, with the protein MPAAVGRYQLLGPLGVGGMASVYLANAQGAAGFEREVALKVLHPHLLTDKNLVHQFLAEGRVCARIRHPNVVPVIDVAEDDANVYLVMEFIEGDTLSGLRKATRKSGNGLPPRIWLRLLCDALAGLHASHELAEPDGTPLGLVHRDFSPQNILVGLDGVARLSDFGIAKLTATPSQTVSGVVKGKINYMAPEQVRGDVLDRRCDVWAAGVLAWEMVTGRRLRASREDNVQTLLEIVESAPPRVNEVAPDFSPEVAAVIDGALTLDRDERWPSAGAFRRALLDAAPSVGGVAEHEECAEWVKGLSAEKIKERREAMGQVKQLRDQLQSLLQKPASESTSLPVKSPVATAASESLEPTQETHTTSALESREHAAPKRGVLTKVLVVAAVLGAGALGVVLVTRGPADQSAARTDRSAEPSNAAPSNAAPSAVATTTIPPTLSATSSAIDARPSFVTLRANEPIASVTLDGREVAIEQRAKELRVQYPEWAVGRSELKVDATSTTGSRASAFWRNGEPVVLEFPKIANAAAAPAPKAKPAPGKKNLAENPY; encoded by the coding sequence ATGCCCGCAGCGGTCGGGCGCTACCAGCTGCTCGGCCCGCTGGGTGTGGGCGGGATGGCGAGCGTGTACCTGGCCAACGCACAGGGAGCTGCGGGCTTCGAGCGCGAGGTCGCCTTGAAGGTGCTGCATCCGCACCTGCTCACGGACAAGAACCTGGTGCATCAGTTCCTGGCGGAGGGGCGCGTGTGCGCACGCATTCGCCACCCGAACGTGGTGCCCGTGATCGACGTGGCGGAGGACGACGCCAACGTCTACTTGGTCATGGAGTTCATCGAGGGCGACACGCTTTCCGGTTTGCGCAAGGCCACCCGAAAAAGTGGCAACGGATTGCCCCCGCGCATCTGGCTGCGTTTGCTGTGCGACGCGCTGGCGGGTCTTCACGCTTCGCACGAGTTGGCGGAGCCCGACGGAACTCCCCTTGGTCTCGTGCATCGCGACTTTTCTCCCCAGAACATCCTGGTCGGCTTGGACGGCGTCGCACGCTTGAGCGACTTCGGCATCGCGAAGCTGACCGCGACGCCCTCACAGACCGTGTCGGGCGTGGTCAAGGGCAAGATCAACTACATGGCGCCCGAGCAAGTGCGCGGCGACGTCTTGGATCGCCGCTGCGACGTTTGGGCGGCGGGTGTGTTGGCGTGGGAGATGGTCACCGGACGCCGCCTGCGCGCGAGCCGAGAAGACAACGTGCAGACCCTGTTGGAGATCGTGGAGTCCGCGCCGCCTCGGGTGAACGAAGTCGCGCCGGACTTTTCGCCCGAAGTGGCCGCAGTCATCGACGGAGCGTTGACGCTCGATCGCGACGAGCGCTGGCCAAGCGCCGGGGCATTTCGGCGCGCGCTGCTGGATGCAGCGCCGAGCGTGGGCGGTGTCGCGGAGCATGAAGAGTGCGCGGAGTGGGTGAAGGGGCTTTCCGCCGAGAAGATCAAAGAGCGTCGCGAAGCCATGGGCCAGGTGAAGCAGCTTCGTGATCAGCTGCAATCCCTGCTGCAAAAGCCCGCAAGCGAGTCCACATCTCTACCCGTCAAGAGCCCGGTTGCCACGGCTGCGAGCGAGAGTCTCGAGCCAACGCAAGAGACGCACACCACCAGCGCGCTGGAGTCACGCGAGCACGCAGCTCCAAAACGTGGGGTACTCACCAAAGTGCTGGTCGTCGCCGCCGTGCTCGGGGCTGGCGCGTTGGGCGTGGTGCTCGTGACCCGGGGTCCGGCGGACCAAAGCGCAGCCCGCACGGACCGCAGCGCAGAGCCCTCGAACGCCGCGCCGTCGAACGCTGCGCCATCGGCGGTCGCCACAACAACGATACCGCCCACTCTTTCGGCAACGTCGTCTGCGATCGACGCCCGTCCGAGCTTCGTGACCCTTCGCGCCAACGAACCCATCGCCTCCGTCACCCTGGACGGTCGCGAGGTCGCCATCGAGCAACGTGCAAAAGAGCTCCGCGTGCAGTACCCCGAGTGGGCTGTCGGACGCAGTGAGCTCAAGGTGGACGCAACATCGACTACCGGATCGCGCGCGTCAGCGTTCTGGCGCAACGGCGAGCCAGTCGTCTTGGAGTTCCCGAAGATTGCGAACGCGGCCGCGGCCCCAGCGCCCAAAGCGAAGCCTGCACCCGGCAAGAAGAACCTGGCCGAAAACCCCTACTAG
- a CDS encoding zf-HC2 domain-containing protein, with protein MAHERNVGGLTCSEVLSHLSDYLDGEVEPATRLNIENHLRGCDVCERFGGHFSAAVATLRRNLGSAEELESEADARLWQSVNAALDE; from the coding sequence ATGGCTCATGAACGCAACGTAGGGGGACTGACGTGCTCCGAAGTGCTGTCGCACCTCTCCGACTACCTCGACGGCGAAGTGGAGCCGGCTACGCGCCTGAACATCGAGAACCATCTCCGCGGCTGTGACGTGTGCGAACGCTTCGGCGGACACTTCAGCGCAGCCGTCGCGACGCTGCGGAGAAACCTGGGCTCGGCGGAAGAGTTGGAGTCCGAGGCCGACGCGCGACTCTGGCAGAGCGTGAACGCAGCCCTGGACGAGTAG
- a CDS encoding mechanosensitive ion channel family protein, producing MMQMLSNWSQNHTVRGLAAVFIAFLVVRAVTSLLRRSLSAHVRDGNTRYRLRKLVNGASYLLLLVIVTVIFSDRLGGLTVAFGVAGAGVAFALQEVIASFAGWVALSFANFYRVGDRVQLGGIRGDVIDIGMLRTTLMELGQWVDGDLYNGRIVRVANSFVFKEPVFNYSADFHFLWDEIKVPVKHGSDLTHARSVLDAVAADKLSAYATEAEGNWQELVQKYSIEAATVRPTVTLVANDNWVEFTLRYVVDYKRRRSVKDELFTEILSRFAASNGRVAIASMTVHLVETPTLDVRLAS from the coding sequence ATGATGCAGATGCTCTCCAATTGGTCCCAGAACCACACTGTTCGCGGCCTGGCGGCGGTCTTCATCGCATTCCTCGTGGTGAGGGCCGTCACGTCACTGCTGCGCCGTAGCCTGAGCGCGCACGTCAGAGACGGCAACACGCGGTATCGACTGCGGAAACTGGTCAACGGCGCCAGCTACCTGCTGCTACTCGTCATCGTCACCGTGATCTTCAGCGATCGACTGGGTGGACTGACCGTGGCATTCGGCGTGGCGGGCGCGGGCGTCGCTTTTGCCCTTCAAGAGGTCATTGCGAGTTTCGCTGGCTGGGTGGCGCTGTCCTTCGCAAACTTCTACCGAGTCGGAGACCGCGTTCAACTCGGCGGAATTCGCGGGGACGTGATCGACATTGGAATGCTGCGTACCACTCTCATGGAGCTGGGGCAGTGGGTGGACGGTGACCTCTATAACGGACGCATCGTCCGCGTCGCCAACAGCTTCGTCTTCAAGGAACCCGTCTTCAACTATTCGGCGGACTTCCACTTCCTTTGGGACGAAATCAAGGTTCCGGTGAAGCACGGGTCGGACCTCACACACGCGCGTTCGGTTCTCGACGCCGTGGCAGCTGACAAGCTCTCGGCCTACGCCACGGAGGCAGAAGGCAACTGGCAGGAGCTGGTGCAGAAGTACAGCATAGAGGCGGCAACGGTCCGCCCGACGGTCACCCTGGTCGCTAACGACAACTGGGTCGAGTTCACCCTGCGCTACGTCGTCGACTACAAGCGCCGACGGAGCGTAAAGGACGAACTGTTCACGGAGATCCTCTCACGCTTCGCTGCCAGCAACGGGCGAGTGGCCATTGCGTCCATGACCGTTCACCTAGTGGAAACGCCGACCCTCGACGTCCGCCTAGCAAGCTAG